In Pseudoliparis swirei isolate HS2019 ecotype Mariana Trench chromosome 9, NWPU_hadal_v1, whole genome shotgun sequence, a genomic segment contains:
- the c9h1orf127 gene encoding uncharacterized protein C1orf127 homolog — translation MMKCPVVSVLPSREQIQCDPECIQVTRQVPHDNWNNELHWSLSLSDHLIVALEDASLIQMNVDTSGPDITVQGRRREVLSPVKISQNEGEFLALKMVSGQYAYSMEATCPKGG, via the exons ATGATGAAGTGTCCCGTGGTTTCTGTACTGCCAAGCAGAGAGCAAATCCAGTGTGACCCAGAGTGTATTCAG gtgaccaGACAAGTTCCCCATGACAACTGGAACAATGAG TTGCATTGGTCGCTTTCTCTGAGCGATCACCTCATCGTAGCTCTGGAGGATGCTAGCCTGATTCAGATGAACGTGGACACCAGTGGACCAGACATTACAGTTCAAGGCAGGAGAAGGGAAGTCTTGAGCCCTGTCAAA ataTCGCAAAATGAAGGGGAATTCCTGGCATTGAAGATGGTCAGTGGTCAGTATGCCTATAGTATGGAAGCTACTTGTCCAAAAGGTGGGTAG
- the tardbpa gene encoding TAR DNA binding protein, like isoform X2, protein MSELYIRVAEDENEEPMEIPSEDDGTILLSSVAAQFPGACGLRYRNPESQCMRGVRLVEGVLHAPENDWGNLVYVVNYPKDNKRKMDEIDAASAVKVKRGFQKTSDLIVLGLPWKTSEQDLKDYFTTFGEVIMVQVKRDLKTGNSKGFGFVRFTEYETQTKVIAQRHMIDGRWCDCKLPNSKAGPDEPMRSRKIFVGRCTEDMTTDELRQYFMQYGEVTDVFIPKPFRAFAFVTFADDQVAQALCGEDLIIKGISVHISNAEPKHNNSRQMMDRGRFGAVHQLFPNFPGGSASLAAMFDRSQYQFPSSHV, encoded by the exons ATGTCCGAGCTGTACATTCGTGTGGCTGAAGATGAAAACGAGGAGCCCATGGAGATCCCTTCGGAGGATGATGGGACTATTTTGCTGTCGTCGGTAGCAGCACAGTTTCCAGGGGCGTGCGGGCTGCGGTACAGGAACCCAGAATCCCAATGTATGAGGGGAGTCCGGCTCGTTGAGGGGGTCCTGCATGCTCCTGAAAACGACTGGGGGAACTTGGTCTATGTCGTCAATTACCCTAAAG ATAACAAAAGAAAGATGGATGAGATAGATGCTGCCTCAGCTGTGAAAGTGAAAAGGGGATTTCAGAAGACCTCAGATCTCATTGTCCTCGGGCTGCCGTGGAAAACAAGTGAACAAGACCTGAAAGATTATTTCACGACATTTGGGGAGGTCATCATGGTGCAG GTCAAGAGGGATTTGAAGACTGGCAACTCCAAAGGGTTCGGGTTTGTCCGGTTCACCGAGTACGAGACGCAAACCAAAGTGATTGCTCAGAGACACATGATTGATGGACGATGGTGTGACTGCAAACTTCCCAACTCAAAG GCGGGTCCTGATGAGCCCATGCGGAGCCGTAAAATCTTTGTTGGCCGCTGTACAGAGGACATGACAACCGATGAGCTGAGGCAGTACTTCATGCAGTATGGCGAAGTCACTGATGTCTTCATCCCCAAACCTTTCCGGGCATTTGCATTTGTTACGTTTGCCGATGACCAG GTTGCCCAAGCACTGTGTGGAGAGGACCTGATCATCAAGGGCATCAGCGTGCACATCTCCAATGCTGAGCCCAAACACAATAATAGTAGGCAAATGATGGATCGAGGGCGGTTTGGGGCTG TTCACCAACTCTTTCCCAATTTCCCGGGAGGAAGCGCCTCATTGGCTGCAATGTTCGACAGATCTCAGTATCAATTCCCCTCTTCCCATGTGTAA
- the tardbpa gene encoding TAR DNA binding protein, like isoform X1 gives MSELYIRVAEDENEEPMEIPSEDDGTILLSSVAAQFPGACGLRYRNPESQCMRGVRLVEGVLHAPENDWGNLVYVVNYPKDNKRKMDEIDAASAVKVKRGFQKTSDLIVLGLPWKTSEQDLKDYFTTFGEVIMVQVKRDLKTGNSKGFGFVRFTEYETQTKVIAQRHMIDGRWCDCKLPNSKAGPDEPMRSRKIFVGRCTEDMTTDELRQYFMQYGEVTDVFIPKPFRAFAFVTFADDQVAQALCGEDLIIKGISVHISNAEPKHNNSRQMMDRGRFGAGGFSQGYGSNRGGMGSGSGGVNFGALGLNPAMVAAAQAALQSSWGMMGMLANQQGMASTTGTAPTTRDQTYSSTSASYSSPSSASLGWAAGANTASSGGFSSGFGTSMESKSSSWGV, from the exons ATGTCCGAGCTGTACATTCGTGTGGCTGAAGATGAAAACGAGGAGCCCATGGAGATCCCTTCGGAGGATGATGGGACTATTTTGCTGTCGTCGGTAGCAGCACAGTTTCCAGGGGCGTGCGGGCTGCGGTACAGGAACCCAGAATCCCAATGTATGAGGGGAGTCCGGCTCGTTGAGGGGGTCCTGCATGCTCCTGAAAACGACTGGGGGAACTTGGTCTATGTCGTCAATTACCCTAAAG ATAACAAAAGAAAGATGGATGAGATAGATGCTGCCTCAGCTGTGAAAGTGAAAAGGGGATTTCAGAAGACCTCAGATCTCATTGTCCTCGGGCTGCCGTGGAAAACAAGTGAACAAGACCTGAAAGATTATTTCACGACATTTGGGGAGGTCATCATGGTGCAG GTCAAGAGGGATTTGAAGACTGGCAACTCCAAAGGGTTCGGGTTTGTCCGGTTCACCGAGTACGAGACGCAAACCAAAGTGATTGCTCAGAGACACATGATTGATGGACGATGGTGTGACTGCAAACTTCCCAACTCAAAG GCGGGTCCTGATGAGCCCATGCGGAGCCGTAAAATCTTTGTTGGCCGCTGTACAGAGGACATGACAACCGATGAGCTGAGGCAGTACTTCATGCAGTATGGCGAAGTCACTGATGTCTTCATCCCCAAACCTTTCCGGGCATTTGCATTTGTTACGTTTGCCGATGACCAG GTTGCCCAAGCACTGTGTGGAGAGGACCTGATCATCAAGGGCATCAGCGTGCACATCTCCAATGCTGAGCCCAAACACAATAATAGTAGGCAAATGATGGATCGAGGGCGGTTTGGGGCTGGTGGGTTCAGTCAGGGTTATGGCAGTAATCGTGGGGGGATGGGCAGCGGTAGTGGTGGGGTAAACTTTGGGGCTCTCGGCCTAAACCCAGCAATGGTGGCGGCAGCTCAGGCAGCACTGCAGAGTAGTTGGGGAATGATGGGCATGCTGGCTAACCAGCAGGGTATGGCCTCAACGACAGGCACCGCCCCCACAACCCGAGACCAGACCTACAGCTCTACCAGCGCCAGTTACAGCAGCCCCAGCTCAGCTAGCCTGGGTTGGGCTGCAGGCGCCAACACCGCCTCCAGCGGCGGCTTCAGTTCCGGCTTCGGCACCTCTATGGAGTCCAAGTCTTCTAGTTGGGGAGTGTAG
- the tardbpa gene encoding TAR DNA binding protein, like isoform X3: protein MSELYIRVAEDENEEPMEIPSEDDGTILLSSVAAQFPGACGLRYRNPESQCMRGVRLVEGVLHAPENDWGNLVYVVNYPKDNKRKMDEIDAASAVKVKRGFQKTSDLIVLGLPWKTSEQDLKDYFTTFGEVIMVQVKRDLKTGNSKGFGFVRFTEYETQTKVIAQRHMIDGRWCDCKLPNSKAGPDEPMRSRKIFVGRCTEDMTTDELRQYFMQYGEVTDVFIPKPFRAFAFVTFADDQVAQALCGEDLIIKGISVHISNAEPKHNNIHQLFPNFPGGSASLAAMFDRSQYQFPSSHV from the exons ATGTCCGAGCTGTACATTCGTGTGGCTGAAGATGAAAACGAGGAGCCCATGGAGATCCCTTCGGAGGATGATGGGACTATTTTGCTGTCGTCGGTAGCAGCACAGTTTCCAGGGGCGTGCGGGCTGCGGTACAGGAACCCAGAATCCCAATGTATGAGGGGAGTCCGGCTCGTTGAGGGGGTCCTGCATGCTCCTGAAAACGACTGGGGGAACTTGGTCTATGTCGTCAATTACCCTAAAG ATAACAAAAGAAAGATGGATGAGATAGATGCTGCCTCAGCTGTGAAAGTGAAAAGGGGATTTCAGAAGACCTCAGATCTCATTGTCCTCGGGCTGCCGTGGAAAACAAGTGAACAAGACCTGAAAGATTATTTCACGACATTTGGGGAGGTCATCATGGTGCAG GTCAAGAGGGATTTGAAGACTGGCAACTCCAAAGGGTTCGGGTTTGTCCGGTTCACCGAGTACGAGACGCAAACCAAAGTGATTGCTCAGAGACACATGATTGATGGACGATGGTGTGACTGCAAACTTCCCAACTCAAAG GCGGGTCCTGATGAGCCCATGCGGAGCCGTAAAATCTTTGTTGGCCGCTGTACAGAGGACATGACAACCGATGAGCTGAGGCAGTACTTCATGCAGTATGGCGAAGTCACTGATGTCTTCATCCCCAAACCTTTCCGGGCATTTGCATTTGTTACGTTTGCCGATGACCAG GTTGCCCAAGCACTGTGTGGAGAGGACCTGATCATCAAGGGCATCAGCGTGCACATCTCCAATGCTGAGCCCAAACACAATAATA TTCACCAACTCTTTCCCAATTTCCCGGGAGGAAGCGCCTCATTGGCTGCAATGTTCGACAGATCTCAGTATCAATTCCCCTCTTCCCATGTGTAA
- the pgd gene encoding 6-phosphogluconate dehydrogenase, decarboxylating, whose product MAEADIALIGLAVMGQNLIMNMNDHGFVVCAYNRTVSKVHDFLKNEAKGSKVVGAESLEDMVSKLKKPRRIVLLVKAGQAVDDFVDKLVPLLQAGDIIIDGGNSEYRDTTRRCKSLKEKGLLFVGSGVSGGEEGARYGPSLMPGGHKEAWPHIKEIFQSIAAKVGTGEPCCDWVGDDGAGHFVKMVHNGIEYGDMQLICEAYHLMKDVLGMDHDEMAQAFDNWNKTELDSFLIEITANIFKYKDSDGTHLLPKIRDSAGQKGTGKWTAISALEYGTPVTLIGEAVFARCLSSLKDERVVASRSLSGPQGVKFSGDKAAFLEDIRKGLYASKIISYAQGFMLLRQAAKDFGWSLNYGAIALMWRGGCIIRSVFLGEIKEAFDRDAELQNLLLDSFFSKAVQDCQESWRKTVITGVQHGIPMPCFTTALSFYDGYRHEKLPANLLQAQRDYFGAHTYELLSKPGHYIHTNWTGHGGNVSSSSYNA is encoded by the exons ATGGCTGA GGCAGACATTGCACTGATCGGGTTGGCTGTCATGGGCCAAAACCTCATCATGAACATGAATGACCACGGCTTCGTG GTCTGTGCTTACAACCGAACCGTGTCCAAGGTGCACGACTTCCTGAAGAATGAGGCCAAGGGCTCCAAGGTGGTTGGAGCCGAGTCCCTGGAGGACATGGTGTCCAAGCTGAAGAAGCCCAGGAGGATCGTCCTGCTGGTCAAGGCGGGACAGGCTGTGGACGACTTTGTGGACAAACTG GTCCCTCTTCTTCAGGCCGGAGATATCATCATCGACGGGGGCAACTCTgaatacagagacacaaca CGGCGGTGCAAGAGTCTGAAAGAGAAGGGCTTGCTGTTTGTCGGCAGTGGAGTGAGTGGTGGAGAAGAAGGGGCTCGTTATGGACCCTCACTAATGCCGGGAGGACATAAAGAGGCCTG gccacaCATAAAAGAAATCTTCCAGAGCATCGCTGCCAAGGTCGGAACAGGAGAGCCGTGTTGTGATTGG GTTGGAGATGATGGGGCAGGTCATTTTGTGAAAATGGTCCATAATGGCATCGAGTACGGCGACATGCAGCTGATTTGTGAGGCCTATCACCTCATGAAGGATGTTCTGGGTATGGACCACGACGAGATGGCACAG GCTTTCGACAACTGGAACAAGACGGAGTTGGACTCCTTCCTGATCGAGATCACGGCGAACATCTTTAAATACAAGGACTCTGATGGGACACATCTGTTGCCCAAGATCCGCGACAGTGCTGGACAGAAAGGCACAGGGAAGTGGACGGCCATCTCCGCCCTGGAATACGGCACGCCCGTAACTCTGATCG GAGAGGCTGTCTTTGCCAGATGCCTGTCCTCTCTGAAGGATGAGAGAGTTGTGGCGAGCCGCAGCCTTTCAGGGCCACAGGGGGTCAAATTCAGCGGTGACAAGGCTGCCTTCCTGGAGGACATCAGAAAG GGGCTCTACGCCTCCAAGATCATCTCCTACGCGCAGGGCTTCATGCTGCTGCGGCAGGCGGCCAAAGACTTCGGCTGGTCCCTGAACTACGGAGCCATCGCTCTGATGTGGAGAGGAGGCTGCATCATCCGAAG TGTGTTCTTGGGTGAAATCAAAGAGGCGTTTGACAGAGACGCTGAGCTGCAGAACTTGTTGCTGGACTCGTTCTTCAGTAAAGCTGTGCAGGACTGTCAG GAGTCGTGGCGCAAAACGGTCATCACCGGAGTCCAGCACGGCATCCCCATGCCCTGTTTCACCACAGCGCTGTCCTTCTATGACGGTTACAGACATGAAAAGCTGCCCGCTAACCTCCTCCAG gCCCAGAGGGACTACTTTGGAGCCCACACGTATGAACTGCTGTCGAAGCCCGGTCATTACATCCACACCAACTGGACCGGCCATGGTGGAaatgtctcctcttcatcctacAACGCTTGA